DNA sequence from the Streptomyces canus genome:
CCTGCGGTCCCGAATCAGGGTTCTGACCGACGAGCTCCAAGAACGGGGTTTTAGCGTGTACGGGGCGATGTGGGCGGCGGCGCTGATCTCGGCGGCGTACACGGTCGACACGGTGCGGCAGGCCGTGGACCAGGCGCTCGCGGTGATCCCCGCGAGCAGCCGCCTCGCGCGCACGGTACACCGGGTGGTGTCCCTGCACGACACCCGGATGACCTGGGAGGACACCCTGACGACGGTCTCGGAGGAGACCGCCGGGCTCGGCTGGATCCAAACCATCCCGAACGCGGCCGTCCTGACCGCCGGACTGCTCTACGGCGACGGCGACTTCACCCGCACCATCACGCTCACCGTCCGGGGCGGTCTGGACACCGACTCGAACGGAGCCACGGCCGGTTCGGTGGCCGGGGTGCTCACCGGGGCGGACGCGATCCCGGGCCAGTGGAAGGAGCCGCTGGAGGACCGGGTGCGCAGCGCGGTGTTCGGGTTCGACGGGGTGCACATCAGCGAACTGGCCGAACGGACGGTGCGGTTGGCGGGGGCGGAGACCACCTGCTGAGCAGGCGAAGGCGGCAGCGGTTGCTGGTTACCCTTCGAGGATGACCACCACCCCTGACTTCGCCACGTACATCGCCGGTCTGCCCCGGATCCTCGCCGGTGCCGCCGCTCTCTTCCGTGACGCCTCGGGCCGGATCCTGCTCGTCGAGCCCAACTACCGTGAGGGTTGGGCGCTTCCGGGCGGCACGATCGAGTCCGACGAGGGCGAGACCCCTCGGCAGGGCGCGCGCCGCGAGACCCTCGAGGAGATCGGGCTCGACCGCGACCTCGGCCGGCTGCTCGCCGTGGACTGGGTGTACCGGCCGACCTGGCCGCCCCTGGTGGCGTACCTGTACGACGGCGGTGTCCTCGGCGAGGACGACCTCAAGGCGATCCGCCTCCAGGAGGAGGAGCTGCTGTCCTGGCGGCTCGTGCCGCACGAGGAGCTGGCCGAGTATCTGCCCGACGGGCTCGGCCGCCGGGTCCTGGCCGCGCTGGACGTGCTCGCGGACGGGGCGGGGACGGTGGAACTGGAGAACGGGCGCCGGGTGGGCTGATCCCGCACGCTGTCTGCGTTCACGGTTGCTCGCGCCCAGGCGGTGGAATATCCACTCGCCGCACCCGGATCACCCGCCCTACCCTCGGCACCATGACCAAGCCCCTCGTCGCCCTCCTCAGCGGCGCCGGCATCTCGACCGACTCAGGGATCCCCGACTACCGCGGTCCGAACGGACTGTGGCGCAAGGACCCCGAGGCCGAGAAGCTCGTCACGTACGACTACTACATGAGCGATCCGGAGATCCGCCGCCGCTCGTGGCAGATGCGGCGCGC
Encoded proteins:
- a CDS encoding NUDIX hydrolase, yielding MTTTPDFATYIAGLPRILAGAAALFRDASGRILLVEPNYREGWALPGGTIESDEGETPRQGARRETLEEIGLDRDLGRLLAVDWVYRPTWPPLVAYLYDGGVLGEDDLKAIRLQEEELLSWRLVPHEELAEYLPDGLGRRVLAALDVLADGAGTVELENGRRVG